The proteins below are encoded in one region of Juglans microcarpa x Juglans regia isolate MS1-56 chromosome 4D, Jm3101_v1.0, whole genome shotgun sequence:
- the LOC121259933 gene encoding protein RGF1 INDUCIBLE TRANSCRIPTION FACTOR 1 produces MVFAPPKMSPLGRMGDDELGPRWLIPMLRASYFIPCSIHGDSNKSECNMFCLDCMGRALCSYCLINHKDHRVVQIRRSSYHNVVRVVEIQKYIDISSVQTYVINSAKIVFLNERPQPRPGKGVTNTCEICCRSLLDSFRFCSLGCKLGAMKRGDPDLTFTLRMKHGRDAFNGGSESDESSTPKKIRKRHNFNRMMMESPAISSDGHNNYGGERFCSSSGDEATTNISPATPPIFNHHNARRRKGIPHRAPF; encoded by the exons ATGGTATTTGCACCCCCGAAG ATGAGTCCGCTAGGACGAATGGGAGACGATGAATTGGGTCCTCGATGGCTAATACCAATGCTGAGAGCAAGTTACTTCATTCCCTGCTCCATTCACGGAGATTCCAATAAAAGCGAATGCAATATGTTCTGCTTAGATTGCATGGGACGTGCTCTATGTTCTTACTGTTTGATCAATCACAAGGATCACCGCGTTGTTCAG ATAAGGCGCTCCTCGTACCACAACGTAGTAAGGGTTGTTGAGATTCAGAAGTACATCGACATATCAAGTGTTCAGACATATGTTATCAACAGTGCAAAGATTGTATTCCTGAATGAGCGGCCACAACCTAGGCCTGGAAAGGGGGTCACCAATACATGTGAGATTTGTTGCAGAAGCCTCCTTGATTCTTTCAGATTTTGCTCCTTGGGTTGCAAG CTTGGGGCTATGAAGCGGGGCGACCCAGACCTCACGTTTACACTGAGAATGAAGCACGGCAGGGATGCATTCAATGGTGGATCAGAATCAGATGAGTCATCAACCCCAAAGAAGATTCGGAAAAGGCATAACTTCAACCGTATGATGATGGAAAGCCCTGCAATTTCATCCGATGGTCACAATAATTATGGAGGAGAGAGGTTTTGTTCTAGCTCAGGAGATGAGGCCACCACCAACATTTCTCCTGCAACTCCTCCCATTTTCAACCACCACAATGCCAGGAGACGAAAAGGCATACCCCACCGAGCACCATTTTGA